A region of the Fulvia fulva chromosome 7, complete sequence genome:
TTGGTGAGGGAGAAGGTTATCGCTTCGTTTGAGGTGGTATCTTGGGTGCCGCAGGATGGGGTGTTGGGTGGGGAGAGGGTCATGGTCATGGTTGTGTTGTCGATCGATAGTGCTGTGCTTGACAGGGCCAGGAGCGTTGCGAGGAGCCAGCGTGTTCGCGACATGTCGTCTGAATCCCGAAGTCTTATTCCAAGATCGAGAATCACTTCCAACTTCCGAAAGATTCACAAGATTTCGCCTCCAGTCATGTACTCGTTACCCGTTTCTCATTCAAATCATGTTCGGTCCATAGCACAGAAATCAGCCTGCAGGTAAGAAGAGTTCATGCATCACGGCTCCCGAGGACGTCGCACTGCATATACTCTGCAGGTTTCCGGCCGCGGAGACGGTATACGCCATCCTTGTGAGAGTCAGCAGGCAGAAAATACTTTTCCGTGGCAATGCCGTGTAAGTATCCTGCAGGAGACGCGTAACTATGCCAAGTATGGTATACATGTACTTGGCATGGACGCTGGAAGTTGACGGGCTGGGGTGAGATATTGATGAGCAGCTCGGTATCGTCGGGGACGGTCCATCAAAGTGCTCGGCAATAAGAGCCGGACAAGCCTTGACCGGCCGCAAGGATTATTCGGAAAAGAAGTTACCCTCAGTGCCATGTttaagcgtagcgaccgagcgctagccacaccggagtacgagcttgcgagtacgtaggtgaggcCACAAGCTTCGCCGCACCCCAGCAATCGCCGCACCCCAGCTCGGATTCTCGCGTTCCGACACATGGTGTTGCTGGCTTGTATCAATTGCCACGCACGCTCAAAATACACGATATGTAGCTCAAATTGCTCAGAATAGCATCGCGAGTACAGAATTTGAGAGCCTGTGGGCACTATAGTGGGCTCCATGGTGTGTTGTTGTATGTGGTGAGGTGGTGAGAAAGCAAGAAACGCGTGAATCTCGACACGGGCGCATGAAGCTTTGGTGGGGCTCTCACCAAAATCCCATGCCGAAGCGTCAACACCAACCTCTCGGCAACACAACGTGTTTTTACGCGATATGAGTATGCAGAATATGGAAACAGATAGCTGCAAACACATTGGGAAAAGAATCAAGTTGATATGAGCAATATTGGTGGTGTTGATGATAAAAAGTCACTGGGGTGCGGCGATTGCTGGGGTGCGGCGAAGCTTGTGGCGTAGGTGAGGCGTCAGCGAGGGAGTGAAGCTCTATACCAGCCCTCAACTAGCCTTGGCGCCCGCTCTGATTGGTCAACTCTCAAGTTCtagggtcacgtgacccaccgcactgtgcctgttggcgaactcgcaaacatatactcgtcgctaacgcctatgtcgtcgtataataaGCACTGTACGTCGGGTAGGGGCAGCGTGGATCGCACGCTACTTTGCAGTCTAGAAGGGTTGGtagagagctccactccgctacgcttacctttggaggttcacaaccgccaacagcacattttTTCTTCTGGGAAGCAATCTATTGCATGCACACTACTGAACGAGGTCCTGTTACGTCGGAAAAGCCACGATGTTGTATATGAGTGCCATGCATTGTGAGAGACTTCCTGATACTCAATACCCAATGGATGTTCTTGCTTCTTTCCATTTGCATACGCATGCCTTGAGTCTCGATCTTGTCATCAGTACCAGGCCAAAGCAAGGAGGTATGCAGGATCTGCGACATGATCATCCCCAGATTGAAGAAAGCCGCTCTTCCTACTAAGTACAAGATGGAGACATTCCTCGAGGCTACCAGCCCCGACGAGAAGAGCAGAATGGCGACATAAGATCGCAGGCCACCGGTAGCAGAATACCATCCAGACTCTAGGCATCACTTCTTGATCGGGAACACGCCCAGTAGGAGCATCACCTTGCGTGAGACAATCGGCGACGCATCGGATCGTACCTTGCACGGTGCCTTATCGGACATTGCAGGAGTTCTATATAAGATGCCGAGGTTGTCCTTCTTCATGTTGGGTGTTTTGGTCATTTTGCCTCACGAGCTGGAGTAGGTCCCGGCGAAAGGCAGCCATGATGTTCCGCATGGGCTGGAGCGGTATGCTGGCGGCACTGGCATCCGCAGTCTCGACGTGTTCCGGTGGTAGGCGGAGAGGACACTGAACGTCACAAGTGCGCGTCTAATGATCATGATACAGCAAGAGATTTAGATCGATCACGCGGTAGTCGTCACATATCGCGTCAAGCAGCAATTGCTCCTGGGATACCATTGAAAGTCCTAGCTGTCGGAGATTCGATTACACAGGGATTCAAGAGCACCGACGGCAATGGATATCGACTACACTTACTCGGATCTCTAATCGACGCTGGAAGCCAAGTCTCATACGTCGGATCGCAGCGTTCCGGAAACATGGAGAACAATGCCAACGATGGCTTCGTTGGGTGGACCATCAGCGAGATCGCGGAAGGAGCTCGACCAGACTTCAAATTGCTTCCGAATGTGGTATTACTTCATGCTGGCACGAACGATATGGATAAGGATCCGGCGCCTGAGCCTTACGACACTGCGCCGGAGCGGTTGGCTAGTCTCGTTGACGAGATTCTGGGTGCGATTCCGGAGGTCACCTTGGTTGTGGCGCAGATCGTGCAATCTGGTAATCCGGGGACGAGAGATCGCATACCAGCGTACAATGCGGCAATATCGGGCATACTCAACGAACGAGCTGCGAAGGGGAGCAAGATCCTCGCGATTGACATGTCGTCTATTGGAGTTGGTGGGAGCAACCTGATTGACAATCTGCACCCCAATGACAAGAGGTATGAGCTCATGGCTGGATTCTGGTTCGAGGCTTTGAAGCAGGCGAGTGAGAAGGGGTGGATTACAGCTCCGTGTGAGCCTTCTGCGGAGTTATGAAATGACGCCGGCAGTCTACATGTATATGTTTGGTCAGACCGCCTCGTAGTACTGCTTGCCTGTATGACCATGGCAGTGGTAGCTCTACTGTGAATAAGACTTTACTCGCTTGTTTGACTGCCAATTCCCCTTAAGTTGACATGCCAGCCAGGACCATTTTCAGCCCCAGGTTGCCTGAGCACAGCCGGAAAACAACATTTCACTTCTTACACCTCTTCATCCACGTATGCCGCATATCATACAGCGACCCAACATAACTATCCTCCCGATCCAACTCCTGCACCTTCCCCAACAGCGCCTTACAAAGATCCACAAGAAACTGCGGATGGTTCTCCTCGTACTGCTTAGCAATCCAACTCGAACTGCCATAACGCACGTGCAGATACACCATGAGTTGCCTCGCCGGGGACCCCTCGGGGGTCCCGTCGTAGATGATGGCGACGTCCTCCTTGGTGGGGAACCAGCGGGCTCCTTCCTCGTCTTTCTCGTCGGAGAGGCGCATGGAGGCGCAGAGGGCTTCGTTGCAGAAAGCGTCGTCTTGGATTTTCTCGCCGAAGATGTAGAGGCGTAGGAGGTGGTTGATGATGATGCTTTTGTCGGACAGTATGGGGAGGTCTATGATGGAGGGGATTGAGATGCTGTGGCTGTAGAACCTGCGGGTTGAGAGGGTTAGTACTGCTTTCAGAGGTTGTCGCGAGGTTTAGTGTCCAGAGACTACTAGCCACTCTTTTCAAGCAAACACGTACCAGTCCACGTAGCATGCAACTATGGCGGCCTCATCCTCTGGCAACTCGATGACACGAGTCTTGCCCTCCTGGCACTTCGCATCAAACGCCTTGCGAAAGTATTGCGACTGCTCCTTGATGACATCCTCGTGCACGTGGAACTCTTGTCGTTCGTCTCCAGTCCCGGCCGCAACAGTGACGAAGCCGCCCGAGAATCTGCGATGAGAAGATAGTCAGCAAGGGTGAGATCTTAAGGCGAATGCAGGGATGGGCGCGACATACTTCGACTTCTTTGCGGTGCGAATACTGTCTGCCATGATGATGCTTATGTGAGCGTGAGGTGGATCTCGAGTTGAAGAGAAGATGTTCTTTGTAGAGGCGAAGTGAATGGGTAAGCATCAGGTCACAGGCTCAACGTAACTTTATCCGATCATGCAGCGCTTCACGGCAAGCCTGCCGAAGCGTCAGCTTGGAACTGGCTCACCATGTGATATGCCAAGGCAACCTTTCCAATGACTGACCAAGAGAATGACGACCAGTGCAGAATCCTTTGTCCCTATGATTCCGCGATCAACACCAGTACTTTCCGTGACAGCCTCCAGCACTGCATAACGCAGTTGAGAGAACATAGTGTGACTGGTAGCTGTTTAGCAGGATATTCTGTGTTCCATAGTGTATGTAGGTATGATGCTTTCTTGAATGATCAGGTCATTCAGGTCTCTTACACACCACCACCACCTCAGAGCTCCTTCTTCGACTTCTCGCTTTGATTCGTGTCCATCTTGTGCTCGATCAAGCCTTTGCCAACCTGAGCGCTCTCTCGCCAGTTCCTCTGTCTGTTCCAGAAGCGCTCGAGCGCTGTTGAGGTCTTCAAACTTCCCTGCCTGGCCTCTTCCTCCAGTGACTCTCTCGTGATTGGCTTCTCCTCGTATATGCCCATGTTCGGTGTCTGAGGAAGCTTTGCAAGACTGTCCTGAACCAGTCTCTGACGAGTCTCGTAGCGATCTCTGCGCTCCTTCTGCTTGCCTGGTGAGTCGATCTTGGAGATCGCGTTGGCAACTGCGCCATGTACGAGTAGGTACAGGTGTTCGCTAAAGAAGATGGACAACAGAAGACCCCAAGCCTTGATGTCGTGTGGCCGACCATCAGGACCGATGCCATCATTCGAGAACATGTAGGCCAGAGCTGGTGTTGTGATACTTCCCATCCAGGTCAAGAAGCTGAGAGCGTCCAGCCATGGTCCGATCGTGTCTGCTCTCCACGGTGTTGGGCGTTGCATTTCAATGCAGATCTTGACAGCGTCTGCACGAAGCTCGAACCAATTGTTGACCAGATAACTAACTGGCACAAGTGGCCAGACGACACTGAACAAGCTGAGGTATCCAAATTGGATGATCATTTCGCGGAGATCCTCATACACATCGTACGCTGGTAGCTCAGCCTCACTTCGCACACGGTCGAGAAACTCTTTCTCTTCTGGGTTGTCGTCCATGTCAGCGGACGGCGGCGACTGTAAAGCAGCACCAACGCGCTTGGCAGTCAT
Encoded here:
- a CDS encoding Multidomain esterase; this translates as MMFRMGWSGMLAALASAVSTCSGARDLDRSRGSRHISRQAAIAPGIPLKVLAVGDSITQGFKSTDGNGYRLHLLGSLIDAGSQVSYVGSQRSGNMENNANDGFVGWTISEIAEGARPDFKLLPNVVLLHAGTNDMDKDPAPEPYDTAPERLASLVDEILGAIPEVTLVVAQIVQSGNPGTRDRIPAYNAAISGILNERAAKGSKILAIDMSSIGVGGSNLIDNLHPNDKRYELMAGFWFEALKQASEKGWITAPCEPSAEL